The bacterium DNA window AGATCCCTATTGGCTGGGATGAATTATCCGTGATCAAGCGACTGAAAGACAAAGGTATCAAGGTAAACTGCACCTGCTGCATGTCGTATAATCAGGCTGTCATGGCGGCTGATGCAGGCTCGGATTTTGTAAGCCTCTTCAGCGGCAGGATCAGGGATATCGGTCATGATTCCTCGGCGGTCATACGTGCCGTGAAGAGGACCCTCATAGAATGGGGATGTCCGTCAAAGATCATCGTCGGCAGTATCCGTCACATTGCGGATATTAATGAAGCCATGCAGGCTGGAGCAGATATTGTTACCGTCCCGCCCAAGTTTTTCATCCAGATGTGTTCCCATCCCAAGACTACCGAAGCTGTTAACCAGTTTATGAGCGACTTCAAGGAGTGGCTGAAGTAATACCTTTATCAGGTAGGCACAAAGGAGCAGAGGCACAGAGAAAAATGAAAAACAACTTTGTGCCTCTGTGCCTGCTGTATGCGGGACATACACACCAGGAAACCGCAGAGAGAAATGGCTAAAGAGGAAAAATTCTTTTTAGCTTGCTTACGCTTTTTTCTTCAGAAGACAGGTTCACCAGATGAAATCCGAAGCTCCATGGGAAAAAATATGGATTGGAACCTCATCCTCTCCTGGGCACAGTCGCATGGGGTTCATCCTTTACTTTATCACGTCCTGAAAGGAGTGAACTGGACAGGAATACCGGGGCAGGTCAGGG harbors:
- a CDS encoding transaldolase family protein, with product MKIFIDSANLKDIEEALRRGFPSGITTNPSILAKEQKCDFKVHIHKIIQLVKEYGYHNIPLSVEVFSTEAAEMVRQAEDFVEEFHYENLNIKIPIGWDELSVIKRLKDKGIKVNCTCCMSYNQAVMAADAGSDFVSLFSGRIRDIGHDSSAVIRAVKRTLIEWGCPSKIIVGSIRHIADINEAMQAGADIVTVPPKFFIQMCSHPKTTEAVNQFMSDFKEWLK